A region from the Cystobacter ferrugineus genome encodes:
- a CDS encoding DEAD/DEAH box helicase, with translation MPSIADTREAPPPLDGQWLRALKAEVPPLTFKKGREVAESRRVFGLNRDGGRIRAQVASSASPEVRYEVTLDVGDGKPISRCTCQSWNVQGPHCKHVVAAALIFAARLRASMNAAAAASAPAAAAVPVAAASAPALAAEPSRDEEEAAADSEESAPVEEVPAAGDAVSLPALAKVESWLGLSSQPDYEFLYRLTPTNASPGGRHWLIDVRRQDAQMKGPVHIKRMLQAGTRIAPSDERVFILLARHEQRYDSRIVLSDEDLCELFEFLRQRRVIYRGTALIFANEPVRPQIHLESRQDGATARIELLMPDGTSLSLKDAILLAGMRTYVISGQNLLPVEPDLPPRLVRKWLLEPTMAFPVGQLDRVLTFFAAHLPRFQMALKADDIDVDESVEPRFLLTLEGSSERVKVQLAARYGQTTVAVSPTAAHLGYASGVGTEGRKLYRRREEEERSAGKRLQDLGLRYDPHTHAYDASGDGAIEFWARGLASLPSSWERFGVQAPKVRLRPKLRPRIRVGMSGVSWFELDAEFVTDDQAVDLGAVRMWLDSGRRFVPLKDGTYAEADIAELKRAADLLEEAGALPGRTRTRLPLHQAVALDLLAELGDFTEVETKARKAMSELRDTNGVPKVALPDGLNATLRHYQEAGLSWLWFLHRHGLSGILADDMGLGKTIQSLSLLRKVANEEGRKPSLVVAPTSVLANWEREAERFTPGLKVVVWHGQDRKERVEDLKDADLVLTSYALVRRDLEALSQVGFRYIILDEAQNIKNADSATAQACKSLPSETRLALTGTPLENRLSELWSLFDFLMPGFLGSAEGFSDRFEQPIQVANDTSVRDRLRRRIQPFILRRLKTEVAKDLPPKTESVAWCEMEPGQAALYREVLEESRRKVSESIEKMGFKRSRVSILAALMRLRQVCCDPRLLKMPPGTLLPSSAKLERFGQLVDDLVAEGHRALVFSQFTEMLELLKGEADRRGLGYLYLDGRTKDRMGKVDEFNRPDGPPLFFISLKAGGTGLNLTAADYVIHYDPWWNPAVEDQATDRTHRIGQTRAVISYKLITRGTVEEKILSLQKRKKELAAGVLGADGDFGKLLTEQDLVDLFHAE, from the coding sequence GTGCCTTCCATCGCCGACACACGAGAAGCACCGCCCCCTCTTGATGGCCAGTGGCTCCGGGCCCTCAAGGCGGAGGTTCCGCCCCTCACCTTCAAGAAGGGCCGCGAGGTCGCGGAATCCCGTCGCGTCTTCGGACTCAACCGGGATGGCGGACGCATCCGAGCCCAGGTGGCCAGCTCCGCCTCGCCCGAGGTGCGCTACGAGGTCACCCTCGACGTGGGCGATGGCAAGCCCATCTCCAGGTGCACCTGCCAGTCCTGGAATGTCCAGGGGCCCCACTGCAAGCACGTGGTGGCCGCCGCCCTCATCTTCGCCGCCCGGTTGCGCGCCTCGATGAACGCCGCCGCCGCGGCCTCCGCGCCGGCCGCCGCCGCGGTTCCGGTCGCCGCGGCCTCCGCGCCGGCCCTGGCCGCCGAGCCCTCCCGGGACGAGGAGGAGGCCGCGGCGGACTCGGAGGAGTCCGCGCCCGTGGAGGAAGTGCCGGCCGCCGGGGACGCGGTGAGCCTGCCCGCGCTCGCGAAGGTGGAGAGCTGGCTGGGCCTGTCCTCGCAGCCGGACTACGAGTTCCTCTACCGGCTCACGCCCACCAACGCGAGCCCCGGCGGGCGCCACTGGCTCATCGACGTGCGCCGCCAGGACGCGCAGATGAAGGGGCCGGTGCACATCAAGCGCATGCTCCAGGCCGGCACGCGCATCGCGCCCTCCGACGAGCGCGTCTTCATCCTGCTGGCCCGGCACGAGCAGCGCTACGACTCGCGCATCGTGCTGTCCGACGAGGACCTGTGCGAGCTGTTCGAGTTCCTGCGCCAGCGCCGCGTCATCTACCGGGGCACCGCGCTCATCTTCGCGAACGAGCCGGTCCGGCCGCAGATCCACCTCGAGTCGCGCCAGGACGGCGCCACCGCGCGCATCGAGCTGCTCATGCCGGATGGCACGAGCCTGTCGCTCAAGGACGCCATCCTGCTGGCGGGCATGCGCACCTACGTCATCTCCGGGCAGAACCTGCTGCCGGTGGAGCCGGACCTGCCGCCGCGCCTGGTGCGCAAGTGGCTGCTGGAGCCCACCATGGCCTTCCCGGTGGGGCAGTTGGACCGGGTGCTCACGTTCTTCGCCGCCCACCTGCCGCGCTTCCAGATGGCGCTCAAGGCGGACGACATCGACGTGGACGAGTCCGTGGAGCCGCGCTTCCTGCTCACGCTGGAGGGCTCCTCCGAGCGCGTGAAGGTGCAGCTCGCCGCGCGCTACGGGCAGACCACCGTCGCGGTGTCCCCCACGGCCGCGCACCTGGGCTACGCGAGCGGCGTGGGCACCGAGGGCCGCAAGCTCTACCGGCGCCGCGAGGAGGAGGAGCGCTCCGCGGGCAAGCGCCTGCAGGATCTGGGGCTGCGCTACGATCCGCACACCCACGCCTACGACGCGAGCGGAGATGGGGCGATCGAGTTCTGGGCGCGGGGCCTCGCGTCCCTGCCGAGCAGTTGGGAGCGCTTCGGCGTGCAGGCGCCCAAGGTGCGGCTGCGGCCCAAGCTCCGGCCGCGCATCCGCGTGGGCATGAGCGGGGTGAGCTGGTTCGAGCTGGATGCCGAGTTCGTCACCGATGACCAGGCGGTGGACCTGGGCGCGGTGCGCATGTGGCTCGACTCGGGCCGGCGCTTCGTGCCGCTCAAGGATGGCACCTACGCGGAGGCGGACATCGCGGAGCTCAAGCGTGCCGCGGACCTCCTGGAGGAGGCGGGGGCGCTGCCGGGGCGCACCCGCACGCGCCTGCCACTGCACCAGGCCGTCGCGTTGGATCTGCTCGCGGAGCTGGGCGACTTCACCGAGGTGGAGACCAAGGCGCGCAAGGCGATGAGCGAGCTGCGCGACACCAACGGCGTGCCCAAGGTGGCCCTGCCCGATGGGCTCAACGCCACGCTGCGCCACTACCAGGAGGCGGGCCTGTCCTGGTTGTGGTTCCTCCACCGCCACGGGCTGTCCGGCATCCTCGCGGACGACATGGGTCTGGGTAAGACGATCCAGTCGCTGAGCCTGTTGCGCAAGGTGGCCAACGAGGAGGGCCGCAAGCCGTCACTCGTGGTGGCGCCCACCAGCGTGCTGGCCAACTGGGAGCGCGAGGCCGAGCGCTTCACGCCGGGCCTCAAGGTCGTCGTCTGGCACGGGCAGGATCGCAAGGAGCGCGTGGAGGACCTGAAGGACGCGGACCTCGTGCTCACCTCCTACGCGCTCGTGCGGCGCGACCTGGAGGCGCTCAGCCAGGTGGGCTTCCGCTACATCATTCTGGACGAGGCGCAGAACATCAAGAACGCGGACAGCGCCACCGCCCAGGCCTGCAAGTCGCTGCCGAGCGAGACGCGGCTGGCGCTCACGGGCACGCCGCTGGAGAACCGGCTCAGCGAGTTGTGGAGCCTCTTCGACTTCCTCATGCCGGGCTTCCTCGGCAGCGCCGAGGGCTTCAGCGACCGCTTCGAGCAGCCCATCCAGGTGGCCAATGACACCTCGGTGCGCGACCGTCTGCGCCGCCGCATCCAGCCCTTCATCTTGCGCCGGCTCAAGACGGAGGTCGCCAAGGATCTGCCGCCCAAGACGGAGAGCGTGGCGTGGTGCGAGATGGAGCCGGGCCAGGCGGCGCTCTACCGCGAGGTGCTCGAGGAGAGCCGCCGCAAGGTGAGCGAGTCCATCGAGAAGATGGGCTTCAAGCGCAGCCGCGTCTCCATCCTCGCCGCGCTCATGCGGCTGCGTCAGGTGTGCTGCGATCCGCGGCTGCTCAAGATGCCCCCGGGCACGCTCCTGCCCTCGAGCGCCAAGCTCGAGCGCTTCGGCCAGCTCGTGGACGATCTGGTCGCCGAGGGCCACCGCGCGCTCGTCTTCAGCCAGTTCACCGAGATGCTGGAGCTGCTCAAGGGCGAGGCGGATCGGCGTGGCCTGGGCTACCTCTACCTGGATGGCCGCACGAAGGACCGCATGGGCAAGGTGGACGAGTTCAACCGCCCCGACGGTCCCCCGCTCTTCTTCATCAGCCTCAAGGCGGGCGGCACCGGTCTCAACCTCACGGCGGCCGACTACGTCATCCATTATGATCCGTGGTGGAACCCGGCCGTGGAGGACCAGGCGACGGACCGTACGCACCGCATCGGCCAGACGCGCGCCGTCATCAGCTACAAGCTGATCACCCGCGGCACGGTGGAGGAGAAGATCCTCAGTCTGCAGAAGCGCAAGAAGGAGCTGGCCGCGGGCGTGTTGGGCGCGGATGGCGACTTCGGCAAGCTGTTGACCGAGCAGGATCTCGTCGACCTCTTCCACGCGGAATAG
- a CDS encoding Stp1/IreP family PP2C-type Ser/Thr phosphatase: MKVVSAGLTDVGRKRNHNEDSFLIDDELQLYVVADGMGGHAGGGTASRIAVETIDKELRRARESRDNPFATCANLQDSLLPDALRTAVEKACLAIFTTAQEDPRLSGMGTTVISLVVRDNHAFFAHVGDSRAYLVRGPLIQQVSEDHSLVNEQIKAGMITPEEAKHSRYKNIITRSVGFEEEVQVDVMGVVAEPGDVFLLCSDGLANMVEDRELHEVVQATPDIAQVPQRLIELANERGGDDNITAIVVQMCV, encoded by the coding sequence ATGAAGGTCGTCTCGGCCGGCCTCACGGATGTGGGGCGTAAGCGCAATCATAATGAGGACAGTTTCCTGATCGACGACGAGCTGCAGCTCTACGTCGTCGCGGATGGAATGGGTGGCCATGCCGGGGGCGGTACCGCCTCGCGCATCGCCGTCGAGACCATCGACAAGGAGCTTCGACGGGCCCGGGAGAGCCGGGACAACCCGTTCGCCACCTGCGCCAACCTGCAGGACTCGCTCCTGCCGGATGCCTTGCGCACGGCGGTGGAGAAGGCCTGTCTGGCCATCTTCACCACCGCGCAGGAGGATCCGCGCCTGTCGGGGATGGGCACCACGGTCATCTCGCTCGTCGTGCGCGACAACCACGCGTTCTTCGCGCACGTGGGTGACAGCCGCGCCTACCTCGTCCGGGGTCCCCTCATCCAGCAGGTCTCCGAGGACCACTCCCTGGTCAACGAGCAGATCAAGGCCGGGATGATCACCCCCGAGGAGGCCAAGCACTCGCGCTACAAGAACATCATCACGCGCTCGGTGGGCTTCGAGGAGGAGGTCCAGGTGGACGTGATGGGCGTGGTGGCCGAGCCGGGCGACGTCTTCCTCTTGTGCTCGGATGGCCTCGCCAACATGGTCGAGGACCGGGAACTGCACGAGGTGGTGCAGGCCACGCCGGACATCGCCCAGGTGCCCCAGCGTCTCATCGAGCTGGCCAACGAGCGCGGCGGTGACGACAACATCACCGCCATCGTCGTGCAGATGTGTGTCTGA
- a CDS encoding M23 family metallopeptidase, whose amino-acid sequence MVIADHNAPVRRFNISRSLIWQVSSGALLLAGVALGASLHYFQVARDAAENRILREENLTLRTQLKSVRERIEHIGSTLDRVERFDQKLRAITLLSDPQRNLAMGPVEREPGVGAPVAETQFTELTSLESPKSLPGKLDRLSAEATRQEQSLQELQAYFQDQKSLLASTPSVWPTRGWVTSDFGQRLDPYTAERVGHAGMDIAAPHGKPVDAPSDGTVVFAGLEGGYGNVIVIDHGYGIKTRFGHLSKILVKAGDRVKRGMQIANVGNTGRSTGPHLHYEVRVNGIPQNPRKFILED is encoded by the coding sequence ATGGTGATCGCGGACCACAACGCACCGGTCCGGCGTTTCAACATCTCCCGGTCGCTCATCTGGCAGGTGAGCAGTGGGGCGCTGCTCCTGGCGGGAGTGGCCCTGGGTGCTTCGCTCCACTACTTCCAGGTGGCCCGGGACGCGGCGGAGAACCGCATCCTCCGGGAGGAGAACCTCACGCTGCGCACCCAGCTCAAGTCGGTGCGCGAGCGCATCGAGCACATCGGCTCCACGTTGGATCGGGTGGAGCGCTTTGATCAGAAGCTGCGCGCCATCACCCTCTTGTCGGATCCCCAGCGCAACCTGGCCATGGGCCCGGTGGAGCGGGAGCCGGGAGTGGGCGCGCCCGTCGCGGAGACCCAGTTCACCGAGCTGACGAGCCTGGAGTCGCCCAAGTCGCTGCCGGGCAAGCTGGATCGGCTGAGCGCCGAGGCCACGCGCCAGGAGCAGAGCCTCCAGGAGCTGCAGGCGTACTTCCAGGATCAGAAGTCGCTCCTGGCCTCCACGCCGTCCGTCTGGCCCACGCGCGGCTGGGTGACGAGTGACTTCGGCCAGCGGCTCGATCCGTACACCGCCGAGCGCGTGGGCCACGCGGGCATGGACATCGCGGCGCCCCACGGCAAGCCGGTGGATGCGCCCTCGGATGGTACGGTGGTGTTCGCGGGGCTCGAGGGTGGCTACGGCAACGTGATCGTCATCGACCACGGCTATGGCATCAAGACGCGCTTCGGCCACCTGTCCAAGATCCTGGTGAAGGCGGGGGATCGGGTGAAGCGCGGCATGCAGATCGCGAACGTGGGCAACACCGGCCGCTCCACCGGGCCGCACCTGCACTACGAAGTGCGCGTCAACGGCATCCCGCAGAATCCGCGCAAGTTCATCCTCGAGGACTAG
- the rlmM gene encoding 23S rRNA (cytidine(2498)-2'-O)-methyltransferase RlmM encodes MPSRRKDPRRPVRRPAPRPQKGSAPARSTAARPPPGDPPPRVKAPAPPPSTLPAQPGRWLWTCRAGFESHLFEELAWAGASPRMLGEVLVESETRPAEPPVFARTGIRVLTSLPSGQSLDQTAGALAERILVALPQGMLVLQSFTPDSPAGNRLADEADALLEAVRSRLPADRLLEETWRAREAGATLVELCVAPGAVLMGEVPAREALSLSPGGRQRMRRAADSPSRAAMKLEEALVNLPFEPGRGEVCVDLGAAPGGWTQRLVARGARVIAVDPAKLMPELAHHPRVEHVQESAFAYTPEEPVDWLCCDMAWRPLEVAQLLAKWGRRDWATHLVANIKLPMKDKNPLLLRVRHILTEEGGWQGLTMRQLYHDRDEVTVTAHRSQ; translated from the coding sequence ATGCCTTCTCGTCGAAAAGACCCCCGCCGTCCCGTCAGGCGCCCCGCCCCCCGGCCCCAGAAGGGCTCCGCCCCCGCCCGGAGCACGGCCGCCAGGCCCCCCCCCGGCGACCCGCCGCCCCGGGTCAAGGCCCCCGCTCCCCCTCCCAGCACCCTCCCCGCCCAGCCCGGCCGGTGGCTGTGGACGTGCCGGGCGGGTTTCGAATCCCACCTCTTCGAGGAGCTCGCCTGGGCGGGAGCCTCTCCCCGGATGCTGGGCGAGGTCCTCGTGGAGAGCGAGACGCGCCCCGCCGAGCCGCCCGTCTTCGCGCGAACCGGCATCCGCGTGCTCACCTCCCTCCCCTCCGGGCAGAGCCTCGACCAGACGGCCGGGGCCCTGGCCGAGCGCATCCTCGTGGCCCTCCCCCAGGGCATGCTCGTCCTCCAGTCATTCACCCCGGACAGCCCGGCGGGCAACCGGCTCGCCGACGAGGCGGATGCCCTGCTGGAGGCCGTCCGGTCCCGCCTGCCGGCCGACCGGCTCCTGGAGGAGACGTGGCGGGCGCGCGAGGCGGGGGCCACGCTCGTGGAGCTGTGCGTGGCACCCGGGGCGGTGCTCATGGGCGAGGTGCCCGCGCGCGAGGCCCTGTCGCTCTCGCCCGGAGGCCGCCAGCGCATGCGCCGCGCCGCGGACTCCCCCTCCCGCGCGGCGATGAAGCTGGAGGAGGCCCTGGTCAACCTCCCCTTCGAGCCCGGCCGGGGCGAGGTGTGTGTGGACCTCGGCGCCGCTCCCGGCGGATGGACGCAGCGGCTGGTGGCGCGCGGGGCCCGGGTGATCGCCGTGGATCCGGCGAAGTTGATGCCGGAGCTCGCCCACCACCCCCGGGTGGAGCACGTGCAGGAGAGCGCCTTCGCCTACACCCCGGAGGAGCCCGTCGACTGGTTGTGCTGCGACATGGCCTGGCGCCCCCTCGAGGTGGCGCAGTTGCTGGCCAAGTGGGGCCGGCGCGACTGGGCCACGCACCTGGTGGCCAACATCAAGCTGCCCATGAAGGACAAGAACCCCCTGCTCCTGCGCGTGCGCCACATCCTCACCGAGGAGGGTGGCTGGCAGGGGCTCACCATGCGCCAGCTCTACCATGACCGGGACGAGGTGACGGTCACCGCGCACCGGAGCCAGTGA
- the recN gene encoding DNA repair protein RecN has protein sequence MLLGLRISNVAVIEEVEVAFGAGLTVLTGETGAGKSILVDSLGLLLGGRADADAIRAGCEEASVEGVFERTPILATRLEELGLPDLGDEVLVRRVVGRSGRAKAYINGSMVTVGVLARFMRGAVDIAGQHEHVSLFDAGLHRVLLDRYGQLEDPLATYMCDYEAVADVVARMEALGGDESRLRERAEFLRFQLDEITRLDPEPGEDVRLDAERKRLAGSEKLKRQGAEAELLLGGEEASAVETVGRALGLVNEAVKCDASLEPVAQSLGTALAELEEAQRRLNRYVEGLESDPARLSEVEDRLDAIKRLCRKHATSLEGLLQKRDALETELSTLDNRQEVLEELAQERKSAEERARRSGEALSRARVACAGTFGSQVREGLGMLALGKAAFEVRVTPGNQLRPEGLDEVEFFFSANPGEPARSLAKVASGGEASRLLLALKRALADSDGCGCYILDEADAGVSGAIADVVGRMIKDVSGHRQVLCITHLPQVAAYADAHLLIRKGLKGERTVSEVVTLEAGAERTQELARMMSGVEVTREALGAAEALVRSAHRVAGSPRARRDPTPEGGPRSRLRRSA, from the coding sequence GTGCTGCTGGGCTTACGGATTTCGAATGTGGCGGTGATCGAGGAGGTGGAGGTGGCGTTCGGAGCCGGGCTGACCGTGCTCACGGGCGAGACGGGGGCGGGTAAATCCATCCTGGTGGATTCACTCGGGCTGCTGCTGGGCGGGCGAGCCGATGCGGACGCCATCCGCGCGGGGTGCGAGGAGGCCTCGGTGGAGGGGGTGTTCGAGCGCACGCCCATCCTGGCCACCCGGCTCGAGGAGCTGGGACTGCCGGACCTGGGTGACGAGGTGTTGGTGCGCCGGGTGGTGGGACGCAGTGGCCGCGCCAAGGCCTACATCAATGGTTCCATGGTGACGGTGGGCGTGCTGGCGCGCTTCATGCGGGGCGCGGTGGACATCGCCGGCCAGCACGAGCACGTGAGCCTCTTCGACGCGGGGCTGCACCGGGTGCTGCTGGACCGCTACGGGCAGCTCGAGGATCCGCTCGCCACCTATATGTGTGACTACGAGGCCGTCGCGGACGTGGTGGCCCGTATGGAGGCGCTGGGCGGGGACGAGTCCCGGCTGCGCGAGCGCGCCGAGTTCCTGCGCTTCCAGTTGGATGAAATCACCAGGCTGGACCCCGAGCCGGGGGAGGACGTGCGGCTGGACGCCGAGCGCAAGCGCCTGGCGGGCTCGGAGAAGCTCAAGCGCCAGGGGGCCGAGGCGGAGCTGCTGCTCGGCGGCGAGGAGGCGAGCGCGGTGGAGACGGTGGGCCGCGCGCTGGGGCTGGTGAACGAGGCGGTCAAATGTGACGCCTCGCTGGAGCCGGTGGCCCAGTCGCTGGGCACCGCCCTGGCGGAGCTGGAGGAGGCGCAGCGGCGGCTCAACCGCTACGTGGAGGGTCTCGAGTCGGACCCGGCCCGGCTGAGCGAGGTGGAGGACCGGCTGGACGCCATCAAGCGGCTGTGCCGCAAGCACGCCACGTCCCTGGAGGGGCTGTTGCAGAAGCGTGACGCCCTGGAGACGGAGCTGTCCACGCTGGACAACCGGCAGGAGGTGCTCGAGGAGCTCGCGCAGGAGCGCAAGAGCGCCGAGGAGCGGGCGCGTCGCAGTGGCGAGGCCCTCTCGCGCGCGCGTGTCGCGTGCGCCGGAACGTTCGGCAGCCAGGTGCGCGAGGGCCTGGGGATGCTGGCGCTGGGCAAGGCCGCCTTCGAGGTCCGGGTGACACCCGGCAACCAGCTCAGGCCCGAGGGCCTGGACGAGGTGGAGTTCTTCTTCAGCGCCAACCCGGGTGAGCCCGCGCGCTCGCTGGCCAAGGTGGCCTCGGGTGGTGAGGCCTCGCGCCTGCTGTTGGCCCTCAAACGTGCGCTGGCCGACAGTGACGGCTGTGGGTGCTACATCCTGGATGAGGCGGACGCGGGCGTGAGTGGCGCCATTGCGGACGTGGTGGGTCGGATGATCAAGGACGTGAGCGGCCACCGCCAGGTGTTGTGCATCACGCACCTGCCCCAGGTGGCGGCCTACGCGGACGCCCACCTGCTCATCCGCAAGGGGCTCAAGGGCGAGCGCACCGTCTCGGAGGTGGTGACCCTGGAGGCGGGCGCCGAGCGGACCCAGGAGCTGGCGCGGATGATGTCCGGGGTCGAGGTGACGCGCGAGGCGCTGGGGGCGGCCGAGGCCCTGGTGCGGTCGGCCCATCGGGTCGCGGGCTCGCCCCGGGCGCGGCGGGATCCTACCCCCGAGGGGGGGCCCCGGAGCCGGTTGCGCCGCAGCGCGTAG
- a CDS encoding diguanylate cyclase domain-containing protein, which yields MPYAIDEDLATALVALYPRLVQRAAEPVKVALQRLLDEEHARRGMPDATGALHPFALTQGALLREEFDLSTHAHQEGWTLGALIVDVKGMIHVNARHGFPVGDALLRALVASLLARFPGAKVVRLHGDNFAVLLVPTSGLSLADAPRDAVRARLAADVAAALPAGAEVPDFTLARLELTLEQPTHWQVLGPLVWGELERAYTLERLGQAEELQRRRLRLDGFVPGAAPA from the coding sequence ATGCCCTACGCCATCGACGAAGACCTGGCCACCGCGCTGGTGGCCCTCTACCCGCGGCTCGTGCAGCGCGCCGCCGAGCCCGTGAAGGTCGCGCTCCAACGGCTGCTCGACGAGGAGCACGCGCGCCGGGGCATGCCGGACGCAACGGGTGCCCTCCACCCCTTCGCCCTCACCCAGGGCGCGCTCCTGCGCGAGGAGTTCGATCTCTCCACGCACGCGCACCAGGAGGGGTGGACGCTGGGCGCGCTCATCGTCGACGTGAAGGGGATGATTCACGTCAACGCCCGCCACGGCTTCCCCGTGGGGGACGCGCTGCTGCGCGCCCTGGTGGCCTCGCTCCTGGCGCGCTTTCCGGGGGCGAAGGTGGTGCGCCTGCACGGGGACAACTTCGCCGTGCTCCTCGTGCCCACCTCGGGACTGTCGCTCGCGGATGCCCCCCGTGACGCCGTGCGCGCCCGGCTCGCCGCGGACGTGGCCGCCGCGCTGCCCGCGGGCGCCGAGGTGCCGGACTTCACCCTCGCCCGGCTGGAGCTCACCCTCGAGCAGCCCACCCACTGGCAGGTGCTGGGGCCGCTCGTCTGGGGAGAGCTGGAGCGCGCCTATACCCTCGAGCGCCTGGGACAGGCCGAGGAGCTCCAGCGGCGCCGGCTGCGGCTCGACGGCTTCGTGCCTGGCGCTGCTCCGGCCTGA